The DNA window TGCTGGTTGCGGTCGGATACGCCGCCGTGATCACCGATGATCTGATCACCCTGCGCTCCGGCCAGCACAGTCGCTACGTCTGACGTCGGGAACAATGGTGAGTCGTGCGTAGTGAGGAACTCGCGGTCGAACCGCCCGCCGCGGCCAGGCGACTGCTCGGCGCGACGTTGTGGTCCGGACCGGTAGGCGTGCGGATCGTCGAAGTCGAGGCATACGGCGGCGACCCGGCCGGACCGTGGCCGGACCCGGCATCGCACTCCGGGCGCGGGCGGACCAAGCGCAATGCGGTGATGTTCGGGCCCGCCGGGGTCCTGTACGTCTATCTGAGCTACGGAATGCACATGTGCGTGAATGTGACCAGCGGGCCGGATGGGACAGCCAGCGCAGTGCTCATCCGCTCGGGCGAGGTCGTCGCCGGCCTGGAGACGGCCCGAGCTCGTCGGCCAACGGCGCGCACCGACGCCGATTTGGCAAAGGGCCCAGGCAATCTCGGCAGCGCGCTGGGAATCACGCTGAGCGACTACGGAACTCCGCTCTTCGATCCGGCGTCGCCGATCCGGTTGGCCCTCGACGGCGCGATCGACCTCGCCGAGATCGCCACCGGGCCACGAGTCGGGGTCAGCAGCGCGCCGGATGTGCCGTGGCGATTCTGGCTCGCCTCGCCCGCGGTATCGGCATACCGGCGCAGCCCGCGCGCACCGATCGAGGCGATATAACTCCAGGTAGCAGGGATTTTCGGCGCGAGCGATGAGTTTTCGCGACGGTGTCCGTCCTACCTGTTGAACGCGCTCCACCCGGCGCGACCGACCCGAAGGAAAGACATCATGACCGCCATCGCCCCCGCCGCCTCGACCACCACCGCCGTCGCCCACCGCCCCGGTAAGAAGATGAACATCGCGCTCTGGACCGTGCAGATCCTGCTGGGCCTGTTCCTCATCGTCGCCTCCGCAGCCCCGAAGCTGTTCGGCCAGCACGACGCCGTCGAGGCCTTCGAGACCATCGGCTGGGGCGTGTGGTTCCGCTACTTCACCGGTCTGGTCGAGCTCGCGGGCGGCATCGGCCTGCTGGTGCCGCGCCTGACCGGCCCCGCGGCGGTCGGCCTCTCGATCACCATGGTCTGCGCCGCACTGACCCAGGCTTTCCTGCTCGGCGCGCCCGCCCTGATGTTCTTCCCGCTGATCCTCGGCGTGGTGTTCGTCTGGATCGCCTGGCAGCGTCGCGACAGCATCACCGCCGCCCGGGAGCTGCTGTCTCGCTGACCATCTGAACAACCATCACGATCGGCAGACCATGGTCTGCCGATCGTGATGGCGTTTGCGGACCCGGCCCGGTAATTCGCTCGACCTGCGGGGTGGCGCGCGAAGACACTGAGGGCTGTACCGGTCGCGGGGACCGGTACGGAATGATGGGACATCGTGACCGGCGACATCATCGACGAATTGACCTGGCGCGGGCTGATCGCGCAGTCCACCGACCTGGACGCCCTGCGCGCGGCGGTGTCCGCCGGGCCGCTGACCCTCTATGCCGGTTTCGATCCGACCGCGGCCAGTTTGCACGCCGGACATCTGGTTCCACTGCTGGCACTGCGGCGGTTCCAGCGTGCGGGCCATCGACCGGTCGTGCTGGCCGGTGGCGCCACCGGTTTGATCGGCGACCCGCGCGACGTCGGTGAGCGCACCATGAACTCCACCGACACTGTCGCGGAGTGGGCGGGCCGGATCCGCTCGCAGCTGGAACGCTTCGTCGACCTCGACGATTCGCCCACCGGCGCGATCATCGCCAACAACATGGACTGGACCGGCCAGCTGTCGACCGTCGACTTCCTGCGCGATATCGGCAAGCACTTCTCGGTCAATGTCATGTTGGCCCGCGACACCATCAAGCGGCGCCTGGACGGGGAGGGCATCTCCTACACCGAGTTCAGCTACATGCTGCTGCAGGCCAACGACTACCTGCAGTTGCGCCGCAACTACGGCTGCACGCTGCAGGTCGGTGGTTCGGATCAGTGGGGCAACATCATCGCGGGCGTCGAGCTGAACCGGCGCGTCGACGGCGCATCGGTGCACGCGCTGACCGTTCCGCTGGTGACCTCCGCCGACGGCAAGAAGTTCGGCAAGTCGACCGGCGGCGGCAGCCTGTGGCTCGATCCGGAGATGACCAGTCCCTACGCCTGGTACCAGTACTTCGTGAATACCGCCGATGCCGATGTCGTGCGGTACCTGCGCTGGTTCACCTTCCTGTCCCGGGAGGAGCTGGCCGAGCTGGAACTGGCCACGGCCGAACGCCCGCACGCGCGGGAAGCGCAGCGCAAGCTGGCCGAGGAGATGACGAATCTGGTGCACGGGGAGGCGAATACCCGCGCTGTGCAGTTGGCGAGTCAGGCGTTGTTCGGTCGCGCGGATCTGCGGGAACTGGATGAGGCGACGTTGGCGGCGGCGCTGCGGGAGGCCGCTGTCGATGGGACTGTCGCCGAAGTCGGATCCGGCGCACCGAGCACGATCGTCGATCTCTTGGTCGCCACCGGACTGTCGGAGAGCCGGGGCGCCGCCCGGCGTGCGGTGAACGAAGGCGGCGCGTCGGTGAACAACGAGCGGATCTCGGATCTCGAATGGACCCCTGCGGATAGCGACTACCTGCACGGACGGTGGCTGGTGCTGCGTCGCGGGAAGCGGAACTTCGCGGGCGCGCTGCGGGCGGGGGAATAAAGATCACGTGGCTCGGGTCACATCAGGGTGGCCCGAGCCTGCTTTTTCGGTGGTCGAATAGCCCCTGACCTGCGAAATGACATGCGTGTAGTGCGGATTTGACTCGGCGTTCTCCGCCGCGTAACTTTGTCCAAGTCAGAGCGACACGGACACCGACCCGGAGCCGAAAGGCCTGGGAAACGAGGTAGTACGAGGAGCGCCTGACACTCAGTTGCAGCGGATCGGACGAGCAGACTTGACTCTGCGCGGAAGGTTGGCTAGGCTGGAAAAGTTGCCTCAGCAAGCCCCCCGAGAGAATCTGGGGTCGAACTGTGTGCGTGTGTTCTTTGAGAACTCAATAGTGTGTCGATGAATGTCAGTGCCAAATGTTTTATTTGGTTCCGGCTCCTCAAACCCCCGTTTGGGTGGGTCGGACATTTTTGTCAGCAGATATTTTTTGCTGGCGTTTGATTTTGCCAAGGTTTTCGGACTCTGGTTAATTCTTCTGATTCGCCCTTTTGGGGTTGTTTCAAGAGTCTTCAACGGAGAGTTTGATCCTGGCTCAGGACGAACGCTGGCGGCGTGCTTAACACATGCAAGTCGAGCGGTAAGGCCCTTCGGGGTACACGAGCGGCGAACGGGTGAGTAACACGTGGGTGATCTGCCTCGTACTTCGGGATAAGCCTGGGAAACTGGGTCTAATACCGGATATGACCATGGGATGCATGTCTTGTGGTGGAAAGATTTATCGGTACGAGATGGGCCCGCGGCCTATCAGCTTGTTGGTGGGGTAATGGCCTACCAAGGCGACGACGGGTAGCCGACCTGAGAGGGTGACCGGCCACACTGGGACTGAGACACGGCCCAGACTCCTACGGGAGGCAGCAGTGGGGAATATTGCACAATGGGCGGAAGCCTGATGCAGCGACGCCGCGTGAGGGATGACGGCCTTCGGGTTGTAAACCTCTTTCGACAGGGACGAAGCGCAAGTGACGGTACCTGTAGAAGAAGCACCGGCCAACTACGTGCCAGCAGCCGCGGTAATACGTAGGGTGCGAGCGTTGTCCGGAATTACTGGGCGTAAAGAGCTTGTAGGCGGTCTGTCGCGTCTTCTGTGAAAACTCACAGCTCAACTGTGAGCTTGCAGGGGATACGGGCAGACTAGAGTACTTCAGGGGAGACTGGAATTCCTGGTGTAGCGGTGAAATGCGCAGATATCAGGAGGAACACCGGTGGCGAAGGCGGGTCTCTGGGAAGTAACTGACGCTGAGAAGCGAAAGCGTGGGTAGCGAACAGGATTAGATACCCTGGTAGTCCACGCCGTAAACGGTGGGTACTAGGTGTGGGTTTCCTTCCACGGGATCCGTGCCGTAGCTAACGCATTAAGTACCCCGCCTGGGGAGTACGGCCGCAAGGCTAAAACTCAAAGGAATTGACGGGGGCCCGCACAAGCGGCGGAGCATGTGGATTAATTCGATGCAACGCGAAGAACCTTACCTGGGTTTGACATACACCGGAAACCTGCAGAGATGTAGGCCCCCTTGTGGTCGGTGTACAGGTGGTGCATGGCTGTCGTCAGCTCGTGTCGTGAGATGTTGGGTTAAGTCCCGCAACGAGCGCAACCCTTATCTTATGTTGCCAGCGCGTAATGGCGGGGACTCGTGAGAGACTGCCGGGGTCAACTCGGAGGAAGGTGGGGACGACGTCAAGTCATCATGCCCCTTATGTCCAGGGCTTCACACATGCTACAATGGCCGGTACAGAGGGCTGCGATACCGTGAGGTGGAGCGAATCCCTTAAAGCCGGTCTCAGTTCGGATCGGGGTCTGCAACTCGACCCCGTGAAGTTGGAGTCGCTAGTAATCGCAGATCAGCAACGCTGCGGTGAATACGTTCCCGGGCCTTGTACACACCGCCCGTCACGTCATGAAAGTCGGTAACACCCGAAGCCGGTGGCCTAACCCCTTGTGGGAGGGAGCCGTCGAAGGTGGGATTGGCGATTGGGACGAAGTCGTAACAAGGTAGCCGTACCGGAAGGTGCGGCTGGATCACCTCCTTTCTAAGGAGCACTTCTCCAGAGCCGTTCAACACAGGTTGAATCGTGCCTGGCAGAGACCGTTTAGTCCTCGTTTGTGGGGCTGCGGACGCTCATGGGTGGAACACTGACTAGTTTCGCGCCGGATGGTTCTTCCTCAGTGGAGAATTGGTGGTGAATATATCGGCACACTGTTGGGTCCTGAGAGAACACGCGAGTGTTTCCTCTTAGGCAAGATAACGACGAGACCGGGTGGTTACGCAGACCGCGCTGCTGGAGACAGTGGTGGGCATGGTGGTGATCGAAGCTCGGTTTTGTGTGTTGTTTGAGAACTGCACAGTGGACGCGAGCATCTTTGTTAGTAAGTGTTTAAGAGCGTACGGTGGATGCCTTGGCACCAGGAGCCGATGAAGGACGTAGGAGGCTGCGATAAGCCTCGGGGAGCTGTCAACCGAGCTGAGATCCGAGGATTTCCGAATGGGGAAACCCAGCACGAGTGATGTCGTGTTACCCGCATCTGAATATATAGGGTGTGTGGAGGGAACGTGGGGAAGTGAAACATCTCAGTACCCACAGGAAGAGAAAACAATAGTGATTCCGTGAGTAGTGGCGAGCGAAAGCGGATGAGGCTAAACCAGGGGCATGTGATACCCGGCAGGGGTTGTGTTCTTGGGGTTGTGGGGTCATTCTTCTCAGATCTGCCGGTCTGGGCGACAGTCAGAAACCGTTGTGTTAGTTGAAGTGGTCTGGAACGGCCTGCCATAGACGGTGATAGTCCGGTAAGCGAAAACTCAACGGCTGTTGTGGATGATGCCCGAGTAGCAGCGGGCCCGTGAAATCTGCTGTGAATCTGCCGGGACCACCCGGTAAGCCTGAATACTCCCTGGTGACCGATAGCGGACTAGTACCGTGAGGGAAAGGTGAAAAGTACCCCGGGAGGGGAGTGAAATAGTACCTGAAACCGTGCGCTTACAATCCGTCAGGGCCTGCGCCAACTTCGGTTGGGTGGGTGATGGCGTGCCTTTTGAAGAATGAGCCTGCGAGTTAGTGGCATGTGGCGAGGTTAACCCGTGTGGGGTAGCCGTAGCGAAAGCGAGTCCGAATAGGGCGTTTTGAGTCGCGTGTTCTAGACCCGAAGCGGAGTGATCTACCCATGGCCAGGGTGAAGCGACGGTAAGACGTCGTGGAGGCCCGAACCCACTTAGGTTGAAAACTGAGGGGATGAGTTGTGGGTAGGGGTGAAAGGCCAATCAAACTCCGTGATAGCTGGTTCTCCCCGAAATGCATTTAGGTGCAGCGTCGCGTGTTTCACACCGGAGGTAGAGCTACTGGATGGTCTAGGGGGCCTACAAGCTTACCGAAATCAGCCAAACTCCGAATGCCGGTGTGTGAGAGCGCGGCAGTGAGACTGCGGGGGATAAGCTTCGTAGTCGAGAGGGAAACAGCCCAGATCGCCGGCTAAGGCCCCTAAGCGTGTACTAAGTGGAAAAGGATGTGGAGTCGCGAAGACAACCAGGAGGTTGGCTTAGAAGCAGCCACCCTTGAAAGAGTGCGTAATAGCTCACTGGTCAAGTGATTCTGCGCCGACAATGTAGCGGGGCTCAAGTACACCGCCGAAGCCGCGGCACTCCAACAATACATCCGCCATTCCTTACGGGGGGTGGTGCAGTGGTTGGGGTGGGTAGGGGAGCGTCCTATAGCCATGGAAGCAGCAGCGTGAGCTAGTTGTGGAGGCTATGGGAGTGAGAATGCAGGCATGAGTAGCGAAAGACGAGTGAGAAACTCGTCCGCCGAATGACCAAGGGTTCCTGGGCCAGGTTAATCCGCCCAGGGTGAGTCGGGACCTAAGGCGAGGCCGACAGGCGTAGTCGATGGACAACGGGTTGATATTCCCGTACCCGTGTATCCGCGCCCAATGGCGAATCAGTGGTGCTAAGTATCCAAAAGCGGACCTATCACCTTCGGGTGAAGAGATGTGGCTGCATACGACCCTTGCTGTAGTAGTCAAGCGATGGGG is part of the Nocardia sp. NBC_00565 genome and encodes:
- a CDS encoding DoxX family protein; amino-acid sequence: MTAIAPAASTTTAVAHRPGKKMNIALWTVQILLGLFLIVASAAPKLFGQHDAVEAFETIGWGVWFRYFTGLVELAGGIGLLVPRLTGPAAVGLSITMVCAALTQAFLLGAPALMFFPLILGVVFVWIAWQRRDSITAARELLSR
- a CDS encoding DNA-3-methyladenine glycosylase yields the protein MRSEELAVEPPAAARRLLGATLWSGPVGVRIVEVEAYGGDPAGPWPDPASHSGRGRTKRNAVMFGPAGVLYVYLSYGMHMCVNVTSGPDGTASAVLIRSGEVVAGLETARARRPTARTDADLAKGPGNLGSALGITLSDYGTPLFDPASPIRLALDGAIDLAEIATGPRVGVSSAPDVPWRFWLASPAVSAYRRSPRAPIEAI
- the tyrS gene encoding tyrosine--tRNA ligase, with translation MTGDIIDELTWRGLIAQSTDLDALRAAVSAGPLTLYAGFDPTAASLHAGHLVPLLALRRFQRAGHRPVVLAGGATGLIGDPRDVGERTMNSTDTVAEWAGRIRSQLERFVDLDDSPTGAIIANNMDWTGQLSTVDFLRDIGKHFSVNVMLARDTIKRRLDGEGISYTEFSYMLLQANDYLQLRRNYGCTLQVGGSDQWGNIIAGVELNRRVDGASVHALTVPLVTSADGKKFGKSTGGGSLWLDPEMTSPYAWYQYFVNTADADVVRYLRWFTFLSREELAELELATAERPHAREAQRKLAEEMTNLVHGEANTRAVQLASQALFGRADLRELDEATLAAALREAAVDGTVAEVGSGAPSTIVDLLVATGLSESRGAARRAVNEGGASVNNERISDLEWTPADSDYLHGRWLVLRRGKRNFAGALRAGE